The Erythrobacter sp. genome segment TCACCGAATTTGCGAGCAATGTGGCCACCGCGAGCGGGATCATGCCCGTAGTCGCCGCGCTGGCTGTGGCGATTGGTGGGGATACTGAAACGGTGCTGCTGCTCGCAATGCCGGTCGCGCTTGCGGCAAGCTGGGGATTCGTTCTGCCTGCGGGAACCGGGCCGAACGCGATTGCCTGGTCAACCGGGCGCGTCGCGCTGCCACGCCTTATCAGGGCGGGTCTGTCACTCGACATCCTAGGCGCTTTCCTGATCGTTGGCGTGGTCTTCGCCCTGGCTCCGCTGATCGGCTGAGGCTTGCGGCGACTCGCTCCTGCCGATAATTGCATATGAAACCGGTTGCCGGGCAGGTGCGCTTCTGAGGAGGTTAGGAGCGGGTGGCCCGGCAGGCCGAATGGCCCCTGCCTTCCTGGGGGCGTTCCATCTGGAAGGATGCCAGCATCATGGCCGACAACAAGCACGATCCCGCCCAAGATCCTCTCGGTGCCATCACCACCCCCACCCCGCGTCGCAAGCCAAAGCCCGAAGCGAAGACCGTTGGCGGGCGGCAGTTGAAGCCAAGCACGCTGATGATGGGCCACGGCTACGATCCGGCGCTCTCCGAGGGTTCGCTCAAGGCGCCGATCTTCCTCACGAGCACCTTCGCCTTCGAGAACGCGGCGGCGGGCAAGCGCCATTTCGAAGGCATTACCGGCAAGCGTGCGGGCGGGGCGGAAGGCCTCGTCTATTCGCGCTTCAACGGGCCGAACCAGGAAATCCTCGAAGACCGGCTGGCGATCTGGGACGGGGCAGAGGACGCGCTGTGCTTCTCCTCCGGCATGACCGCGATTGCCGTGCTGATCCTCGCTGCGTGCAACGCGGGCGATGTCATCGTCCATTCCGGCCCGCTCTATGCCGCGTCCGAAGGGTTCATTGCCAAGGTGATGGCGAAATACGGCGTCACCTATGTGGCCTTTCCCGCCGGAGCAGGCCGCGAGGAACTCGACGCGGTGATGATCGAAGCCAAGGCCAAGGCCGCGCAGCAGGGCGGCGAAGTGCCGCTGATCTATCTCGAAAGCCCCGGCAACCCCACCAATGCCTTGGTCGATGTCGAAGCCGTGAAGGCCGCGCGCGATGCGCATTTCGATCCCGACCGTTGCCCGATCGCGATCGACAACACATTCCTCGGCCCGCTGTGGCAGCGCCCGCTCGATCAGGGCGCCGATCTGGTGGTCTATTCGCTGACCAAGTACGTCGGCGGCCATTCCGATCTGGTGGCGGGCAGCGTTTCCGGCGCCAAGCGCTGGATCGACGCGATCCGCGCGCTGCGCAACACGATGGGCGGGATCGCCGATCCGAACACCGCGTGGATGCTGCTGCGCTCGCTCGAAACCGTCGAACTGCGGATGCAGCGCGCGGGCGAGAACGCGGCGAAGGTCTGCGCCTTCCTCAAAAGCCATCCCAAGGTCGAAGGGCTGGGTTATCTCGGCATGATCGAGGATGCGCGGCAGCAGGATATCTACAACCGGCACTGCCTCGGCGCAGGTTCCACTTTCTCGGTGTTCATCAGGGGCGGCGAGGCGGAGTGTTTCCGCTTCCTCGATTCGCTTCAGGTCGCCAAGCTGGCGGTCAGCCTCGGCGGGACCGAAACGCTCGCCAGCCATCCGGCCAGCATGACGCACCTCTCGGTGGCGGAGGAACGCCGCAATGCCCTCGGCATCACCGACAACCTGGTGCGGATTTCGGTGGGGATCGAAGACCCGGACGATCTGATCGCAGACTTCGCGCAGGCGCTCGACGCGGTATGAGGAGACCTATCGTTGGGTGCATCGAGGCATCGCCGAAATGTACCCTGCGGCAAGTCGCGCACATCCCTCTTTCCTACACCCGCACCCGGCGGTTAGCGTCGCGCGCCATGTTCGCACCATGTCCACCCCCTGCTCGAAAGCGCTTTGGCGTCGAAGTCCGATTTTGGTGTAAACTTGGTGTCAACTTAGAACTACAACCTGCCCAGCGGCCCCCCACGCACGACACAACGGGGAAATAGGGGCAAACGCCGCTTGCCCCGCCCCGCGCCGGACAGCTAAGGGAAAGGTTCGGCGGGGTAAGCCCCCGCGCACATAGCGAAAAGAACGGGAATCACGTGATCCGCAAACTCGGCCTTCTGCTCGGCGTCGCTGCCCTCGGCGCGCTTGTCACCTCCTGCGGCGGGGACGACAGTTCTACCCCGACGCCAACCCCCACCGGGACGAGCACGGGCACGCCGACTCCCACGCCGACGCCAACCTCGATCGCGTTTAGCACCACCGCCAGCTTTTCCGCCACCACCACCAACGCGGGCTATATCGTCGCCTATTTCACCCCCACCGCGGGCGGAGTGGAGACCTTCAACGACGGTGCGCGGGTGAACGGCACCAGCACCATCGACTTCGTCGCCTCGCCCGACAGCGCCACTTTCAACTTCCCCGACCTGGAAGACCCGGTGGTGTTCGATGCCGCCGATTTCGTCAGTGCCAGTGCGACCGAGCGGCGCTATGTTTCGGGGGACGAGGCACTGACATTGTTCCTGCCGTTCCAGCACGTTCTGCTGACCACGTACCAGATCGACAGCCAGGCGTTCACCCGCGGCACCGTGGCAGGCACGCTGCGCAGCCAGCGCAACGCGCTGTTCTTCAACCCGGTCACCACCACCAGCGCGATCACCACCCCGCTGACCTACACCGGGCAAGTGCAGGTGGCGGGCGGCGATCCCGGAACTACGCCTTCGGGTGTGATCACGGCCACGGCCACCGATTTCACCATCACCCCCGGCGCATCCAGTACCGCCGTGGCAGGCACGATCCGCGTGTTCCAGACCGTTGCCGGTGTCGAAACGCTGGTGGCGACCATCGCCATCAGCGATACGGTTTCGGCGTCGGGTGGGTTCGACGGCACTATCACGGACACGCCGAACAAGCTGACCGGACAGTACGCAGGCATCCTTGCAGGCCCCAATCGCGAGGAGATCGTGATTATCTTCTCGGTCATCGACAGCACTGCCGACGACTCCGATTTCACCGAATTCGTCGGCAGCTTTATCGGTAGCTGACTTGCGCGCGGCGGCGCGGCGCGGTTAGTCCCTCCGCAGGGAGAGACCATATGATCCGCCGCTTCGCCGTTGCCACCCTGCTCCTGGCCGTCACCAGTCCGCTGGCGGCGCAGGAAGCCGATCTTTCGCAACCGCCGCGTGTGCTCGCCGAGCTGGCGGGCGCGCAGGTGGCGGAGCAGGGCTGGCAAGCCCCGCGCACCCAATGGGGCGATCCCGACCTGCGCGGCACCTGGCCGCTCGACGTGGTCGGACGCACCTCCACCGAGCGGCCGGAAGACTTCGGCACTCGCGCCTACTACACCGACGCCGAATATGCCGAGGCGATGGCCCGCAGCGAGGAAATCGCGGCAGGCTACGCGCGCGAAGACAGCAGCGGTGCGATGGGCAGCGGCCACTGGTTCGAATGGGGCACGCCGCTGCGGCAGGTCTCGCTGATCATGGCCCCCGCCAACGGCCGCCTGCCGCCGCTCACCGCGCAGGGCGAAGCGATGAGTGCGGCCATGCGATCGAGCTGGAACGTCACGCAGTTCGAGGAGATCGCCGATTTCAACTCGCTCGACCGCTGCCTCTCCCGCGGACTGCCGAGCAGCATGACGCCCTTCCCCTACAACAACGGCGTCCGCATCTTCCAGTCGCCCGGCCATGTGGTGATCCAGCTCGAACTGGTCCACGAGACGCGGGTGATCCGGCTGGAAGGCGAACCGCTGCCGGATGAGATCCGCCCTTGGCTCGGTTCATCGGTGGGCCGCTGGGAAGGCGATACGCTGGTGGTGGAAACGACCAACCTCACTGGCGAGACCCCGATGAACATCGTCGGCCCCGGAAACAAGCCGATTCCCACCAGCCGCGAACAGACGGTGGTGGAACGCTTCACCCCGGTCGGGCCGGACACGCTGTTCTACCAGGCGACGATCACCGACCCGGTGGTCCTCACCGCCCCCTTCACCCTCGCCTTCCCGCTGACCCGCGACGACGATTACGCGATGTTCGAATATGCCTGCCACGAAGGCAACACCGTGGTGCGCAACTACATTACGACGACCAGCCCGCGCTACATGGGCGAGAATGCCGCACCGGTGGACGATCCGGCGGCTTGGGTGAACGATACGGTGGAGCGGTAGGGTGAACCTGCTCGGCCGAAACCACAAAAGTCCGCTCATGCTGAGCTTGTCGAAGCATATGCACGAAACTCGCCTCGCGTCTGGGCAAGTGTGTTGCCTGCCCTTCGACAGGCTCAGGGTGAGCGGATGGAGCGCAAACCCCGGCTCAACCTAAGGAGCCTCTACCCCTTCCACTCCCGCCGCTCCTCGGCCGCTTTCAGCACTTCATAAGCCAGTTGCAGCTTGTGGAATTCCGCCGCGGCCGCTGCATCGCCGGGTTTCACGTCCGGGTGGACTTTCTTCGCCCGCGCGCGCCATTCGCGTTTGATTGCGTCGAAATCGGCGTCGGCTTCGAGTTCGAACACTTCCAGCGCGCGCATCTCGTCGGACGAGCGCGAGCCGTCGCCGCTGGCTGCCCAACCGTAATGCTGTGCTTCGGAATAGCCGGCGGTCTCCGCCTGCTCGGTCTTCATCCGGCGGGCGGCTTCTTCCTTGTCCAGTCCCTGGAAATAATCCCAACCCTTGTTGTATTCCGCCGCGTGTGACTGGCAGAAATACCAGCGTTCCCTGCTGTTGGGGCTCTTGGGCGCGGGGCAGTTGCCCGGTTCGTCACAGCCGTGGCGATCGCAGATGCGCACTTCCACGGCATCCCGGCTGGAGCCATAGCCGCGCCAGCGGGGAAAGCCCCAATCGGTGGAGCGGCCGGGCGAACGGGCCATCAGCGGGAGTCCTGCGAATTGGGCATGTCCTACCTATAGGCACTAAGAGCCCCAACGTGAACAGGGGAGTTGGTCCGGGTGCGATTCATCGTTCTGTTACAAATACGTGCAAAATGCTGCATTGCAAAAAAAGCCTTCCGGGCTATCTGCAAGACTGCCCCCAGCAAGACGAGAAATCCCGTGAGCAAGCAACTGGCCATTTCCGCATGTGCGTCCGTCTTCGCGATGGCAGTTTTTGCGCTGTTCGCCACGCCGGATGGCGACTTCGCCGGCGCGGGAGGCGCATACGAAGAAGGCGCGACGATCGAAGCCGCCGCGCCCTCCGTGGACCGGGTCTCCCCGGCCCTGTTCAAGCTGTTCTGATCAGCGCGTTATCATCACCGTAACCGCACGGCGGTTGCGCGCCCATGCAGCTTCGTTCGATCCGGTCGCGACCGGGCGTTCCTCGCCCATACTCACCGTGGTCAGGCGGCTTTCGGGCACGCCGAGGCTGACGAGATAGTTCTTCGCCGCATTCGCGCGGCGTTCACCCAGCGCGAGGTTGTAATCGCGGGTGCCGCGCTCGTCCGCATGGCCTTCCACCGTAGCGCGGGCGCTGGTGTGCTGGAGCAGGTATTCGGCCTGGCGGCGCAGCGCGGCAGCGTCTTCGCTGTCCACATTATAGCGATCGGTATCGAAGTAGATCGTGTCCGCACCCGCCATTGCGGCGGCAAAATGCGGCTGCGAACCCGGCTGCGGTCCGGCGGGTGTGGTGGCGGTAGGCGTCGGCGTGGGCGCAGTCACCACATCGGCAGGCGGCGGCGGCGTGGTTTCCGGTGGCTCCCGGCGGCAGGCACCCAGTGCCAGCGCGCTCGAAAGGGTAAGGGCTATGATGATCTTGGTGTTCATGGTCTGGCTCTCCTTAAACCTGCTGAAAGGGATGCATTCTTGTGTGCAGCCCACGGGGAGACAACGCAGCTACGGCAGAACCGGTCCCCAAGCCGGGTCTGACGCTCCGACCGGAGTGCGCAGGCGACGCTCGTTCTCGCCGGTCAGGTCAACCTGCCAGATCGAAGTGTCGCCCGAATTGCGCTCCGTGCGGAAAAACTGGATGATGCGGCCGTTCGGGGCCCAGCTCGGGCCTTCGTCCTGCCAGCCGTTGGTGAGCGTGCGCAGGTTGCGACCCTGCGGGCTCATCACCGCGATATGGAAGTCGCCCACGATGTGGGTGAAGGCGATCTGGTCGCCGCGCGGGCTCCATTCAGGACTGGCGCAGCGCCCGCCGAAGAAGCTGATCCGGCGCTGGTTGCTGCCGTCGGCATTCATCACATAGCATTGCTGCGCGCCCGACTGGTCGCTCTCGAACACGATCTGGCTGCCATCGGGTGAATAGGAACCGCCGACTTCGATTGAGGGGCTGTCGGTCAGCCGCAGCGGGGTGCCGCCGCCTTCCGCCGAAACGCGATAGATGTCGGTATTGCCGCCGATCGCCATCGAATAGAGAATCCAGCGCCCGTCCGGGCTCCAGCGCGGCGCGAAAGTCGGGTTGCTGCTCTGCGTCACCAGCGTCTGCTGGCCGCTTTCGATATCGTAGATGTAGATGCGCGGATTGCCGTCCAGATAGGAGAGGTAGGCAATGCGCGAATAGTCGGGCGAGTAGCGCGGCGAGAGCGCGGTCGACTGGCCATTGGTGATGAAGCGGTGGTTGGCCCCGTCGCTGTCCATGATTGCCAGCCGCTTGACGCGGTTATCCTTCGGCCCGGTCTCGGCGATATAGGCGATGCGGCTGTCGAAGAACGGACTTTCGCCCGACAGCCGCGAATAGACGAGATCGGCGCAGCGGTGCGCGGCGCGGCGCCAGTCGGTGGGGGCAACCACCCAGCCTTCGCGCACCAGTTCGCTTTGCAGCGCCACGTCGTAGAGATAGCAGCCGACGGTCAACTGCCCGTCCGGATTGGCGCGGACGAAGCCGTGGACGAGCATTTCCGCCGAGCGACCTTGCCAGGTGTTCCACGCAGGCGCGGTGATCTGCGGATAGCTGGGGCGCGGCAGCGAATCCGGGCCGACCGGGCGGAACAGCCCGTTGAAGCGCAGGTCGTCGTAGACGATCTGGGCCAGTTCATAGCCCAGCGCGCCGGTGCCACTGGCGTTGGCGGCAGTGGGCGCGTTCTGGTTGGTGGCGAAGCTGGCTATGGCGATGCCGAGGTCTTGCCAGGCTGAGTCGTCGGTAACGCTGCCGCGCAACGGGCCCTCGTCGGGATCGCCCTCCTGCCCAATTACTTCCTGAGGTTCTTCAATAGTGGCGGGATCTAATGCGCTGGACTGCGCAACGACAGGAGATGAAAGCAGCAGTGCGAATACTACTGATACAAAGGAAAATTTCATAACAAACTCCGGTCGAAATCCCATTCGAGATAATCCCATTCGCTGTAAAACCGCTCTGGCAGGGAGCTGAAGTCAGCGGTCATAACAGCGCGAATAGCTCGCTCGCAATGTAACTGTGATTGTGGCCGGTTTGCCTCCGTTACCGTTCCAGTTTGTCTGCAAGTAGGTGTTCCACGAACGCTTCCATCACGATTCAAACGCCAAGTGACATTGGAACGTAGCAGTTCCGCATCAGCCCCGGTAGGGGCGCTGCCGCGCCAGCGAGCACGCAAAATTCGAGTTATCGCTGAGTTCAGCGCCGAGCGCTCAGCCGCGCCGAACGTGACAGCAGGAGAACCGCTATTGCCTTCCGTGGTGCTTGCCCCTTCGAGGAAGTTCTCGCTCAATCGGCTGCCACCGGCGCGGCGCGTGGCCGTCGGCGTAGGCGCGGGCGTGGGGCGCGAAGTGGCGCGGCTCGTCGGGGTGGGCGCCGGTGTCGGGCGCGTCGTGGGCCGCGCCGTGGGCCGCGTTGTAGGCACCGGGCGGGGCTCCACGGTCGGCGCGGGGCGCGGGCGGACGGGAGGCGCGGTGATCGGTTCCGGCTCCGACGGCTGCGGCAAGTCGGTCACCACCGGAGCGAAGCTCGCGGCAGGCTCTGCCGAGGGGTCGGGAGCGGTGCTTTCCAGGCTGACATCGGTGGCAAGGCTCACGTCGATCCGCTCGGGCGGGACGATCGGCTCCATTTCACGGGTCGCTTGCCACATCAGCGCCGCCGCCAGCGCGACATGCGCAACCACGGCAGCACCGATGCCGATACGTTCTTCGGGGGAAAGGCGCGCGAGGGTGGCCATCGTATCGGGGCTATGGCGCTTCGTCTGAACCTGTTGTGACCAGCGAAATCTGATTGAAACCGGCGCGGTTCAGCTCGCCCATCACCGCCATTGCCCGGCCCCAATCGATATTCCGGTCCGCGCGCAGGTTCACCAGCGGGCGATCGGCGCCCTCCGGCCCGGCAAGCGATTCCAGCGCTTCGGGAAGTGCGCCGCGCGCAATCCGCGCGTCATCGACATAGACGAATCCTTCCCGATCGATGGCAACGGTGATCTGGTCCGGCTCCTGGTCGATCGGATTCGCGCGGCTTTCGGGCAGGTCCACCGGCACCCCGCTCGCCAGCAGCGGCGCCGTGACCATGAAGATGATCAGCAGCACCAGCATCACGTCCACGAAGGGCGTGACGTTGATTTCCGCCATCGGCGCGCGGCGGTGCCCCTGGCGGCGCGAACGCCTGCCGCCTGCCATGCCCATCGCCATCAGCAGGGCACTCCAAGTCTCGTCATTGCGAGGAGCCGAAGGCGACGCGGCAATCCATCACCTGCGCTTGCGCCAAGTCCGACCGTCGGGAGATGGATTGCTTCGCTTCGCTCGCAATGACGAAGAAGGGTGGACATCACACCGCCTCCATTTCGCGGCTGATCTGTGCGTGGACACGGTCGGCAAAGCGGGTCAGCCGGGCTTCGAAGCCGTTCACCGTGTTCGACAACCGGTTGTAGGCGATCACCGCCGGGATGGCGGCGAACAGGCCGATGGCGGTGGCAAACAAGGCCTCGGCAATGCCGGGGGCGACCACCGCGAGCGAGGAGTTCTGTTGCAGGCCGATCTGGAAGAAGCTGTTCATGATCCCCCAGACGGTGCCGAACAGGCCGACGAAGGGCGCGACCGAGCCGACCGTGGCGAGGAAGTTCAGCCGGTCTGCCAGACTGTCCGATTCCAGCGCCACCTGCCCTTCCATCGCCTGCGCCACGCGGGCGCGGGCGGCTTCGCGGTCCTTCAGGCCCGTCTTGTGCGAGCGGCGGAATTCGTTGACCCCGGCAGCCGCAATGCGCGCGGAAGGATTGTCCTTGCGGCGGCGCGC includes the following:
- a CDS encoding biopolymer transporter ExbD produces the protein MAMGMAGGRRSRRQGHRRAPMAEINVTPFVDVMLVLLIIFMVTAPLLASGVPVDLPESRANPIDQEPDQITVAIDREGFVYVDDARIARGALPEALESLAGPEGADRPLVNLRADRNIDWGRAMAVMGELNRAGFNQISLVTTGSDEAP
- the pal gene encoding peptidoglycan-associated lipoprotein Pal translates to MNTKIIIALTLSSALALGACRREPPETTPPPPADVVTAPTPTPTATTPAGPQPGSQPHFAAAMAGADTIYFDTDRYNVDSEDAAALRRQAEYLLQHTSARATVEGHADERGTRDYNLALGERRANAAKNYLVSLGVPESRLTTVSMGEERPVATGSNEAAWARNRRAVTVMITR
- a CDS encoding J domain-containing protein, which encodes MARSPGRSTDWGFPRWRGYGSSRDAVEVRICDRHGCDEPGNCPAPKSPNSRERWYFCQSHAAEYNKGWDYFQGLDKEEAARRMKTEQAETAGYSEAQHYGWAASGDGSRSSDEMRALEVFELEADADFDAIKREWRARAKKVHPDVKPGDAAAAAEFHKLQLAYEVLKAAEERREWKG
- the tolQ gene encoding protein TolQ, with amino-acid sequence MSIFDTLAVAAVPTRLDPIELFMQADIVVQIVIAGLVLASVWVWAIIIGFSLRMGSTTKKCAAFEEEFWSNTEDVDGTLDARRRKDNPSARIAAAGVNEFRRSHKTGLKDREAARARVAQAMEGQVALESDSLADRLNFLATVGSVAPFVGLFGTVWGIMNSFFQIGLQQNSSLAVVAPGIAEALFATAIGLFAAIPAVIAYNRLSNTVNGFEARLTRFADRVHAQISREMEAV
- a CDS encoding cystathionine gamma-synthase family protein yields the protein MADNKHDPAQDPLGAITTPTPRRKPKPEAKTVGGRQLKPSTLMMGHGYDPALSEGSLKAPIFLTSTFAFENAAAGKRHFEGITGKRAGGAEGLVYSRFNGPNQEILEDRLAIWDGAEDALCFSSGMTAIAVLILAACNAGDVIVHSGPLYAASEGFIAKVMAKYGVTYVAFPAGAGREELDAVMIEAKAKAAQQGGEVPLIYLESPGNPTNALVDVEAVKAARDAHFDPDRCPIAIDNTFLGPLWQRPLDQGADLVVYSLTKYVGGHSDLVAGSVSGAKRWIDAIRALRNTMGGIADPNTAWMLLRSLETVELRMQRAGENAAKVCAFLKSHPKVEGLGYLGMIEDARQQDIYNRHCLGAGSTFSVFIRGGEAECFRFLDSLQVAKLAVSLGGTETLASHPASMTHLSVAEERRNALGITDNLVRISVGIEDPDDLIADFAQALDAV
- the tolB gene encoding Tol-Pal system protein TolB translates to MKFSFVSVVFALLLSSPVVAQSSALDPATIEEPQEVIGQEGDPDEGPLRGSVTDDSAWQDLGIAIASFATNQNAPTAANASGTGALGYELAQIVYDDLRFNGLFRPVGPDSLPRPSYPQITAPAWNTWQGRSAEMLVHGFVRANPDGQLTVGCYLYDVALQSELVREGWVVAPTDWRRAAHRCADLVYSRLSGESPFFDSRIAYIAETGPKDNRVKRLAIMDSDGANHRFITNGQSTALSPRYSPDYSRIAYLSYLDGNPRIYIYDIESGQQTLVTQSSNPTFAPRWSPDGRWILYSMAIGGNTDIYRVSAEGGGTPLRLTDSPSIEVGGSYSPDGSQIVFESDQSGAQQCYVMNADGSNQRRISFFGGRCASPEWSPRGDQIAFTHIVGDFHIAVMSPQGRNLRTLTNGWQDEGPSWAPNGRIIQFFRTERNSGDTSIWQVDLTGENERRLRTPVGASDPAWGPVLP